The genomic stretch AAGAAGTTCAAATCAACATCTTCGAAATTAAAAGACCAGAGCTTGACGCGAAATTAGTAGCAGATAGCATCGCTCGCCAGATTGAAGGTCGTATTAGCTTCCGTAGAGCAATTAAGATGGGTATCGCTGCAACCATGAGAATGGGTGCTGAAGGTATCAAGATTCAAGCCTCTGGAAGATTGAACGGTGCAGAGATGGCACGTTCTGAAATGTACAAAGACGGAAGAACTCCTCTGCATACATTTAGAGCAGATATTGATTATGCTTTAGCTGAAGCTCATACAACATACGGTATCATTGGTATCAAAGTATGGATTATGAAAGGCGAAGTATACGGAAAGAGAGACCTAAGCAACCTACTTGGTACTGCCGGTAAAGGTGGTAAGCAACAAGGTGGTGGCGGTAGAGATAACCGTGGCGCAGGTAGAAGAAAAAGAAAATAGGATTTTAAAGAGGGCATTTTACAATGTTACAACCTAAGAAAACAAAGCACAGAAAGCAGTTTAAAGGCAAAATGAAGGGAAATGCACAACGCGGATCTCAGATAGCCTTTGGAAGTTTTGCCATCAAGGCGTTGGACGAAAAGTTCATCACTTCACGCCAAATTGAGGCCGCCCGTATTGCTGCTACGAGGTACATGAAGAGAGAAGGTCAGTTATGGATTAGAATTTTTCCAGACAAGCCTATCACCAAGAAGCCTGCTGAAGTACGTATGGGTAAAGGAAAGGGTGCTTTGGATCACTGGGTAGCTGTTGTAAGACCTGGAAGAATCATCTTTGAATTGGATGGTGTGAATTCAGAAATCGCAAAAGAAGCCCTTAG from Owenweeksia hongkongensis DSM 17368 encodes the following:
- the rplP gene encoding 50S ribosomal protein L16 → MLQPKKTKHRKQFKGKMKGNAQRGSQIAFGSFAIKALDEKFITSRQIEAARIAATRYMKREGQLWIRIFPDKPITKKPAEVRMGKGKGALDHWVAVVRPGRIIFELDGVNSEIAKEALRLAAQKLPVKTKFVTRRDYVGA
- the rpsC gene encoding 30S ribosomal protein S3, whose product is MGQKTNPIGNRLGFIRGWDSNWYGGRDYGDKLAEDDKIRKYLYARLSKASVGRIIIERTLKLVTVTITTSRPGIIIGKGGQEVDKLKEELKKLTKKEVQINIFEIKRPELDAKLVADSIARQIEGRISFRRAIKMGIAATMRMGAEGIKIQASGRLNGAEMARSEMYKDGRTPLHTFRADIDYALAEAHTTYGIIGIKVWIMKGEVYGKRDLSNLLGTAGKGGKQQGGGGRDNRGAGRRKRK